GTGGAGTTCATTCTCAACAAGATGGCAAACAATACTAATCACAACTTACAACTGTTAACGAAAATGCTAGATTATTCACTAATGTCGtacttttttcagaatGCATTTTCAGTATTCATTGACCCTGTAAATGTTGATTTTTTAAACGATGATTACTTGAGAATACTAAGCAAATGCCCCACGTTCATGTTTTTTGTCGAAGGTCTTATAAAGCAGCATGCCCCTGCCGAAGAgattctttctttattgacTAATAAAAACAGAGGCCTAGAAGAATTTTTTGTCGAGTTCCTGGTAAGAGAAAACCCGATTAACGGGCATGCAAAGTTTGTCGCTCAAGTACTTGAGGATGAGTTGCATATAATCAACTATAATTTAATAGAACTATATCATAATCTGCTTATTGGAAAATTAGATATCTATCTGGATCGCTGGCCGGCATGCAAAGAGCATAAGGATCGACTCCATTTTGAACCAATTGATACAATCTTTCAAGAGTTGTTTACTTTGGACAACAAGAGTGGATTACTAACGCAGTCcatttttccttcttaCAAATCAAATCTGGAGGATAACCTACTAAGCTGGGAGCAAGTGCTACCTTCTCTGAATAAAGAGGTCAACGGTACTGCCTCTGAAGATTTGGATAATATAATGGCACCAGTAGTGGGACAACTATTCAAGCTTTATCGTGAGGCGAATATGACTATTAATATTTATGATTTCTACACCGCATTCAGAGAGACTTTAccagagaaagaaatattaaATTTCATAAAACAAGATCCCTCCAACTCCAAGCTCTTAGATCTAGCAGAGGCTCCGGAtgcatttgaaaaagtaacattaattttatttatgCAAGCAATTTTCGCCTTCGAAAACATGGGTCTCATTAAGTTTCAAAGTACCAAAAATTACGATTTGGTAGAAAAGTGTGTCTGGAGAGGAATTTGAATAGAAGATGTAATGACAAGTAAGTAAGTAAGTATATTTATTAGGCTTTATTTCTGTAAGAGACAGGACATATGTATTTCCTTTCTGCTGTGTTGTACTGTGCCAACAGttcttattattactactatTACCGAAAGGGTAACTTTAATATATTTCCCGGATGAACGACCAATGGTGTTTAATGTACTATGAAGGTTGAATATAAGGCATATAAAATGcagtaataaaaataaagccGACCTGATTATCGTCATCTGCTGCCTATATCCATTAGGTTATGGGCAAATTCGGTACATCAAATAAGTCGACGGAGAACCTTCTGCGTGATAAATTCGTACCGGAAACTACGCCGACTAATATTCCCACTGATATCCTCATCAAGCAGGGACTGATAACGGATTCCACCGAATCACTAATCCATGGGGGCGCAGAAAGATACATTGTGAACGCCCTAAAGCCTATAGAAGCAAACAAGACAGAAGACGTCTGTGAAGATCCGCCGTTCCACCTCCCTTCCCCACCGTTGGATCTGGCAAATCTAGAGTACGAAAAAGTCACCGATCTTTCGAAAAATGACTTTCGATATGATTTGAATAACACATCCCTTGAAATAATTGAAGATTTATACCACCAGATTGAGGCCTTTTTGGTTCATTTTAAACTATCGAGAAGTTTTTTACTAATCTTTAAAAATTACGTCAGCATTCTTATCCAAGAAGGCTTCAACCCATTACATGATGAGTATTTTAGGATACTAGAAGATGAATTAAAAGGGATTTTCACGTTCAATTCTGTTATAGAAGAGATCTTAGAAATATTCTTGATACATCCTCGCAACAAATTCATTGCACTATCCCTTGCAGAATATACGTATGCCAGGAACAAAATCAGAAGACATTTTAGTCATTGGAAAACTGCCTGTGAGTTAAATGAGGAGGCAAATAAGTTTGCAGAGCAAGcagtaatgaaaataaaggaaacttttttttatatttggtGTGACCGAAGATCAAAGTACTCACAAATGGCCAATAATGAAGCTGAAAGCTTTAGGAATACATGGCTATTATTTCGATCGTTTCAGCAATGGATAGCGTTAACTCAAACTCTAAAGGAGCAAGCAAGATTAGCTGATCAAgcttttttgaataaaatGTTTAGAAGGATTATCAAGGCACAAGAGAATTGGAAGCATTTAGAAACGATCAGCATTGAAAGTATAAAGCTTATTTCTTTACGATCAGTACTTCATCTATGGAAATTAAAGCATAGAGAAATGAATTATGTTGGgttaaaaagaagagttttTGAAGGTATGAAACAGAAATTTATAGATTATGAATACAAGAAGAGTATTTCGAAAGAGGTGAGATCATTATCTCTACTAAGAACATGCTTTTGTAggtggaagaagaaaaacactGAGCGTGAAGATAAACTTGCAGCACTTAATGTGCTGGAGAataaatttatcaaaagaaagtttcTACGTAAATTAAACTCGTTATTTCAGTATACTCAACAAGAAGCTGTTGTCAAGAGTAAGCTAGACCAGACACTTTTGAGAtgtgtttttgaaaagatgtGGCTGAAACGATTCGAAGACCATTTGCATTTATATTCTATTATCAGTCTGAAAGAGACCAACCTTGTAAAGGATATTTTTCACTCTTGGAAGAAACTTCTATATACTGACCTCAAAGCCAGTGATTATTCGAGGACAAGTTTACTTAAGAACACACTTAGAAGTTGGAAGCTCAAAGTGAAGCTAAAGACTTCAGAACAGAAACGCAAGATGAGAATTAAAACAAGGGCGTACAGTACCtggagaaaaagaatacagTATGGGAGAATATCGAGTGAACATATTAGAATTGCCTTTTATGCAAAATATCTCGATCtgtggaaaagaaagatgtTACAATTGGAGTCTAAAGATGACAAAGCATCTAATTTTTACGAGGAAGGCCTTAAACATGAATGTCTAGCCATATGGAAAGAGCGTTTGATTAAGACTAAAGAATTGGAGGACAGATACAATTTCTTAAGTAAAACACATgcaattttgattttaaaaCGAACACTAATGCATATTGATAATATCCATTTGCTATATAATGAACTAGCACCTTCTATGGAGACAATAAAACTCTCCAGGACCTTCTCAAAATGGCAGAAGGCTACTAGTTTTAGGgtcaaaaataaactaaATGATATTTTACACACTTATGAATTGGATAAAAAAGTTaagcttcaaaaaaaaatatttaatGCATGGCAGAACAGATATCACTTTTACTCAGAAGTATGCAATACACAAGCAATTTcgataaaaaatattcagcttgaaaaaatggtGCTGAGAAATTGCAGAGATAAGTTATTAGAAGTAATAAAATTAAAAGCACTAGCAGATGAAGTTCGCGAAGAGTTTATGTTAATCAAGACATTCTATATCTGGAAAACTCATCTAGATGAACTATCCGACATGAATACATTATTGGAACAGTTGGAAGCCAATAAACAATTCATAATTACATCTAAATTCTTAAAAATGTGGAGTCTTCGATTTCTGAAAATTAAACGTAATGATGAGACAGTCCAAGTGTTCCGTCATCGCTGGGATAGGGCTACCGTGAGAGGACTGTTACTACTGTGGAAAAATCGTTCAGATAGTTCACCAAAGAGGATGAAGGACTCCGATCTCAAACATGAACTGAAAACTCCCATAAGATCAGGCTCGCTAAATACCTCAACCATACCAGGCtcagaaagaataaagcaGCATAGAATGGAAGCCATGAAATCGCATTATAGCAGAGCAAGAAGAGCTATACCAAGTCCGGTAAAATCTTCTAGTGTTCTCGATTCTACTGCTAAAAAGCAGATCAAACTTGAAAGTACAACGGAATTAAACGGATCTCCAACACGAGCAAGACCTATAAGATACTCTCCTAGGCGTCCTAATAGAAACCCACCATCTAAAGTTGATCATATTGACTTTGGAAGCATACCCGCAGTACCTTTCAGTCTGAGCGCTGATTCTCCTAGGGTCGATCAAGACATAGATTATTTAAGGGAGCATGACAAATCTCCATTAAGTCGAAAACGTCAATAGTTTTAATAAAAGTATACGTATATGTGTGTGTATGTGTTTAGGCGTGCTCATGCATACATAACGTCCTTACTCAAGTTTTCAGTAAAGGAAAAGTACAGACATTTTTCGTCAGATCTGTGAGAATATCAAACTTTTCATGCTATATCGCGTTGTAAGtcataatgaaaaatgagGGCGTTAGCGTATCACTTAACGAGGAAAAGAGATGTGTGTGTATGAATGGGGTCGTTCACAGAAGTTAAAAACTTGATTCGATCACCCTTCAAAAGACATGTCACTGAATGACTACCTGAGTCCCGTGCTCCCTCTAAATGAACAATTCGAATGTTTATCGCTACAGTCTATACCATTAGAAACCCATTCTGTTGTAACGGCAGATAAAGATGACAAAAGAGTCCCGAAACACACGATTAAAACTCAACACTTCTTTAGTCtatttcatcaagaaaaagtttttttttcattagaaGTATATGTTTATGTTACACTCTGGGACGAAACAGATGCCGAACGGTTAGTATTTGTGTCGAAGGCAGATACCAATGGTTATTGTGATACGAGGATAAGCGTTAAAGATATAACAAGGGTATTGTTGGAATTTATCTTATCAATTGATCCAAATTACTACCttcaaaaagtaaaacCGTTAACGAGACCATATAAGAAGATGCCCAATGAGCTGATCAATTCAGCCAGTACTCCTGTGAAAACTTTAAAGATCCTTGCTAAAAGGCTCAAACAATCAGGCAGcacaaaaattgaagagaCCGCATCATCATGtttccaacaaaatttttatctttcatTCACTTGCTCTCGTGAAATTCTGACTaaaatttgtttatttacTAGACCTGCATCTCAATACCTCTTCCcagattcttcaaaaaatagcAAAAAGCATGTATTAAATGGTGAGGAGTTGCTTAAGTGGTGGGGTTCTATCTTAGATAGACTACTAATTGAATGCTTTCAGACTGATACGCAAGCAAAATTAAGGATTCCTGGTGAAGACCCTGCTAGAGTAAGGTCATACTTAAGGGGAATGACGTATCCACTATGGAAAGTAGGTGACATATTTACCtctaaagaaaaatctctTGCAGTATATACCATTCCATTATTTCCAGACGATCCCAAGGCTAGATTTATACACCAATTGGCGGAGGAAGATCGTGTCCTCAAGATAAGCTCATCATCTTTCTGGATTGAGCTGCAAGAGCGCCAAGAGTTCAAACTAAGTGTCACAGTATCTGTAATGGGAATATCAGGATACTCTCTTGCCGCCCCAACCTTATTTCTCTCTAATGTAGACGTCATTGTGCCGCGGTCACAGAAACAGTTCAGAGCTATTAAGAAGTACATAACTGGAGAGGAATATGATACTGAGGACGGAGCTATAGAAGCTTTTCTCAACATTCGCGACTTCCTAACGCTCAGAATGGCGACCAATCTTCAGTCTTTAACAGGGAAGAGAgaatatcaagaaaaaaactcaCTGGGTCCTACAAGTAACGTCAACGCCATGGTAATAACCATGTTGAAACCTCGTAAAAAAGCTAAAGCTCGGCCTAAAACTCACGAAATATAGaactttattatttatcatatatatatatagcaTGAATCTTATAAAATATATCTTTGTATTCATTGATACTATCCTGGCTACCACCTTTCTATGTAATGATAGGTCCTCAAATTTTACTACGCGGTGCACGCCTGTAAGGTCGGGCAAAATACAGTATGGGAGCAACAAATAAGAGGGTAGGATGAAATTGTCTACCTTTGTTTATTGTTCAAAATTGGCTAAAGTTTCCCAGAAAAACACCATAGCCAATTACGAGCAAATCTCAAGACTACAGATAGAGAATGGCTAGTTTAGAAGATCTTATCCCCACTGTCAATAAGCTGCAGGATGTTATGTACGATTCCGGAATCGACACACTCGATTTGCCTATTTTGGCTGTTGTTGGGTCACAATCCTCCGGGAAATCATCAATCTTGGAGACCTTAGTTGGCAGAGACTTTTTACCTAGGGGTACTGGTATTGTCACCAGAAGACCTTTAGTTCTTCAACTAAATAACATACCACCAAATTCTCCTCTAATAGAGGAGGATGACAACTCCGTTAATTCTCATGATGAAGTTACAAAGGTATCAGGGTTTGAAGCCGGTACAAAGCCTTTGGAGTACAAAGACAAGGAAAGAAACCATGCGGATGAGTGGGGTGAATTCCTGCATATACCGGGGAAACGGTTTTATGATTTCGATGATATTAAGAGAGAAATCGAAAATGAAACTGCAAGAATAGCTGGTAAGGATAAAGGTATCAGCAAGATCCCTATTAATTTGAAGGTCTTCTCCCCACATGTTCTGAACTTAACACTGGTAGATTTGCCTGGGATTACTAAAGTTCCTATTGGAGAACAACCGcctgatattgaaaagcagatcaagaatttgatCCTGGACTATATAGCTACTCCCAATTGTTTAATTTTGGCTGTTTCACCAGCCAATGTCGATCTTGTTAATTCTGAATCTTTAAAATTAGCTAGAGAGGTGGACCCTCAGGGGAAAAGAACTATTGGTGTCATCACCAAATTGGATTTGATGGATTCTGGAACTAATGCTCTGGATATCTTATCTGGAAAAATGTATCCCCTAAAATTAGGTTTTGTTGGAGTAGTAAATCGCTCACAACAAGATATCCAATTAAACAAGACTGTTGAAGAATCCTTGGATAAAGAAGAGGACTATTTTAGAAAACATCCAGTCTACAGAACCATTTCAACTAAGTGTGGCACGCGCTACTTGGCCAAATTGTTAAACCAAACGTTGCTAAGTCACATTAGAGATAAACTTCCGGATATTAAGACCAAATTGAATACCTTGATCTCTCAAACAGAACAAGAACTCGCTAGGTATGGTGGCGTAGGGGCCACTACTAATGAAAACAGAGCTAGCCTTGTCTTACAATTAATGAATAAGTTTTCTACAAACTTTATCTCATCCATAGACGGTACGTCTTCTGATATCAATACTAAGGAACTCTGTGGTGGTGCCCGTATTTACTACATTTATAATAATGTATTTGGGAACTCCCTAAAGTCAATTGATCCAACTTCCAACTTATCTGTTCTTGACATTAGAACCGCCATTAGAAATTCTACTGGCCCTCGTCCCACTTTGTTTGTTCCTGAATTGGCATTTGATCTTTTAGTTAAACCTCAGATTAAACTGTTATTGGAACCGTCTCAGCGCTGCGTCGAGCTAGTTTACGAGgagttgatgaaaatatgCCATAAATGTGGCTCTGCTGAACTAGCTAGATATCCTAAATTAAAGAGTATGTTAATAGAAGTAATAAGTGAGCTACTTAGAGAAAGATTACAACCTACTCGCTCTTACGTTGAAAGCTTAATTGATATACATCGAGCATACATCAATACCAATCATCCTAATTTTCTAAGTGCCACGGAGGCAATGGACGATATCATGAAAACACGTAGAAAACGGAATCGAGAATTATCAAAGAGCAGATTGTCTCAACAGGAGAATGGTCAAACTAACGGTATTAACGGGACTTCATCTACCTCCTCAAATATAGAACAAGATTCTACAAAAAACAGTGATTATGAAGATGATGGGATCGATACAGAATCGAAGCAAACAAAGGATAAGTTCTTGAATTACTTTTTTGGTAAGGATAAAAAGGGACAGCCTGTGTTTGATGCACtaggaaagaaaaggacTACTGCAGGTGAAGGTaatattgaagatttcAGAAATTTACAAATATCAGACTTCTCATTAGGAGATATAGATGACCTTGAAAACGCAGAACCTCCACTAACTGAGAGAGAGGAGTTGGAGTGCGAACTAATCAAACGGTTGATTGTTTCATACTTTGATATTATAAGAGAGATGATTGAAGATCAAGTACCAAAAGCAGTTATGTGCTTACTCGTAAATTTCTGTAAAGATTCTGTTCAAAATCGATTAGTAACCAAACTCTACAAAGAAACGTTATTCGAAGAACTATTAGTTGAGGACCAAACTTTAGCTCAAGACAGAGAACTATGTGTGAAATCTCTCGGGGTTTATAAAAAGGCCGCAACCCTTATTAGTAATATTCTGTAATTGCAttattcattttatttttcgaTCTTCCTTCAACACTGCGGGCGTAATTATAGGGCAgtacttttcttctcttcattCATCTTTATTCCCTCTTTCGAATGTGCTCttaattctttttcctgTTAATAAAACAACACctaaataaataaataaataaataataaatattaGCAATCTCAAAAGTACTAACTGAActaaagaaacttttttaGGTTAGGTCTCCAAAAAGGTATAGAAGGGAAAAGAATGTTTCATTCCGACCTAAGTTTATGAAATGTTCTAGAAAACTTAAACGAGATGGACACTGATCAATAGAACGACCAACCAAGAAAGACAAGTGTACTGCAGCGAGACGTTCTTGGTTTAATACGGCTATTAAGTGAGAGACCGGTTATAACTTGAAGACTAAAGAAAGCTGCAATCataaagatatattattgattTGTAAGTAAGACAGTCCAATGGTGTTATTCACATTATGTTTTCCAAACAACTTTTAGTTGTCAAAGAAGCGCCTCACTTATATCGTATGGGAGATGAAAACAATTTAAAAGAGGCGATAGATAAGGCTTCTTCATATAGAGAAGACGTTATGCTCCAAATATGAATACCAGTCATAAAATACGGTGTATATCTTGAAACAATAGCTTTATACAGACCTATAGAACGAAAACTTCAGAAATCTTTTATTAATCCTTATAAGTTCACCTTCATGCACATGAACTTTTACTAGAAGAAATTACCTTTTAGGATTCCCGCTTAACTATTTTTATGTATTCGGAGGTCAAATACATAAAATTagtttttaaaaaaagaaaacattattaattaataatttttatataattaaGTAAAATATATTATAACTAAAAATTGTTCACGTGACTGCTACAACCGGATTaattttaactttttttctttaatggTTC
The nucleotide sequence above comes from Saccharomyces mikatae IFO 1815 strain IFO1815 genome assembly, chromosome: 12. Encoded proteins:
- the ORC3 gene encoding origin recognition complex subunit 3 (similar to Saccharomyces cerevisiae ORC3 (YLL004W); ancestral locus Anc_5.213), producing MSDPNQSKEMNVTEFADAQRSHYTVYPSLPRRNKSDKQIPFVKLLSGKESEINVEKRWELYHQLHSHFHDQVDHIIDDIETDLKTEISDLLYSEKTQKRRCFNTIFLLGSDSTTQIELPKDKSSHYNALIELTPKESPNVRMMLRRSMYKLYSAADAEQHPTIKYEDTNDEDGDFIEQNNDVSYDLSLVENFKRLFGKDLTMVFNFKDVDSINFNTLDNFIILLKSAFKYDHVKISLIFNINTNLSNIEKNLRQSTIRLLKRNYHKLDVSSNKGFKYGNQIFQSFLDTVDGKLNLSDRFVEFILNKMANNTNHNLQLLTKMLDYSLMSYFFQNAFSVFIDPVNVDFLNDDYLRILSKCPTFMFFVEGLIKQHAPAEEILSLLTNKNRGLEEFFVEFLVRENPINGHAKFVAQVLEDELHIINYNLIELYHNLLIGKLDIYLDRWPACKEHKDRLHFEPIDTIFQELFTLDNKSGLLTQSIFPSYKSNLEDNLLSWEQVLPSLNKEVNGTASEDLDNIMAPVVGQLFKLYREANMTINIYDFYTAFRETLPEKEILNFIKQDPSNSKLLDLAEAPDAFEKVTLILFMQAIFAFENMGLIKFQSTKNYDLVEKCVWRGI
- the SFI1 gene encoding Sfi1p (similar to Saccharomyces cerevisiae SFI1 (YLL003W); ancestral locus Anc_5.215) produces the protein MGKFGTSNKSTENLLRDKFVPETTPTNIPTDILIKQGLITDSTESLIHGGAERYIVNALKPIEANKTEDVCEDPPFHLPSPPLDLANLEYEKVTDLSKNDFRYDLNNTSLEIIEDLYHQIEAFLVHFKLSRSFLLIFKNYVSILIQEGFNPLHDEYFRILEDELKGIFTFNSVIEEILEIFLIHPRNKFIALSLAEYTYARNKIRRHFSHWKTACELNEEANKFAEQAVMKIKETFFYIWCDRRSKYSQMANNEAESFRNTWLLFRSFQQWIALTQTLKEQARLADQAFLNKMFRRIIKAQENWKHLETISIESIKLISLRSVLHLWKLKHREMNYVGLKRRVFEGMKQKFIDYEYKKSISKEVRSLSLLRTCFCRWKKKNTEREDKLAALNVLENKFIKRKFLRKLNSLFQYTQQEAVVKSKLDQTLLRCVFEKMWLKRFEDHLHLYSIISLKETNLVKDIFHSWKKLLYTDLKASDYSRTSLLKNTLRSWKLKVKLKTSEQKRKMRIKTRAYSTWRKRIQYGRISSEHIRIAFYAKYLDLWKRKMLQLESKDDKASNFYEEGLKHECLAIWKERLIKTKELEDRYNFLSKTHAILILKRTLMHIDNIHLLYNELAPSMETIKLSRTFSKWQKATSFRVKNKLNDILHTYELDKKVKLQKKIFNAWQNRYHFYSEVCNTQAISIKNIQLEKMVLRNCRDKLLEVIKLKALADEVREEFMLIKTFYIWKTHLDELSDMNTLLEQLEANKQFIITSKFLKMWSLRFLKIKRNDETVQVFRHRWDRATVRGLLLLWKNRSDSSPKRMKDSDLKHELKTPIRSGSLNTSTIPGSERIKQHRMEAMKSHYSRARRAIPSPVKSSSVLDSTAKKQIKLESTTELNGSPTRARPIRYSPRRPNRNPPSKVDHIDFGSIPAVPFSLSADSPRVDQDIDYLREHDKSPLSRKRQ
- the RTT109 gene encoding H3 histone acetyltransferase RTT109 (similar to Saccharomyces cerevisiae RTT109 (YLL002W); ancestral locus Anc_5.217): MSLNDYLSPVLPLNEQFECLSLQSIPLETHSVVTADKDDKRVPKHTIKTQHFFSLFHQEKVFFSLEVYVYVTLWDETDAERLVFVSKADTNGYCDTRISVKDITRVLLEFILSIDPNYYLQKVKPLTRPYKKMPNELINSASTPVKTLKILAKRLKQSGSTKIEETASSCFQQNFYLSFTCSREILTKICLFTRPASQYLFPDSSKNSKKHVLNGEELLKWWGSILDRLLIECFQTDTQAKLRIPGEDPARVRSYLRGMTYPLWKVGDIFTSKEKSLAVYTIPLFPDDPKARFIHQLAEEDRVLKISSSSFWIELQERQEFKLSVTVSVMGISGYSLAAPTLFLSNVDVIVPRSQKQFRAIKKYITGEEYDTEDGAIEAFLNIRDFLTLRMATNLQSLTGKREYQEKNSLGPTSNVNAMVITMLKPRKKAKARPKTHEI
- the DNM1 gene encoding dynamin-related GTPase DNM1 (similar to Saccharomyces cerevisiae DNM1 (YLL001W); ancestral locus Anc_5.218); amino-acid sequence: MASLEDLIPTVNKLQDVMYDSGIDTLDLPILAVVGSQSSGKSSILETLVGRDFLPRGTGIVTRRPLVLQLNNIPPNSPLIEEDDNSVNSHDEVTKVSGFEAGTKPLEYKDKERNHADEWGEFLHIPGKRFYDFDDIKREIENETARIAGKDKGISKIPINLKVFSPHVLNLTLVDLPGITKVPIGEQPPDIEKQIKNLILDYIATPNCLILAVSPANVDLVNSESLKLAREVDPQGKRTIGVITKLDLMDSGTNALDILSGKMYPLKLGFVGVVNRSQQDIQLNKTVEESLDKEEDYFRKHPVYRTISTKCGTRYLAKLLNQTLLSHIRDKLPDIKTKLNTLISQTEQELARYGGVGATTNENRASLVLQLMNKFSTNFISSIDGTSSDINTKELCGGARIYYIYNNVFGNSLKSIDPTSNLSVLDIRTAIRNSTGPRPTLFVPELAFDLLVKPQIKLLLEPSQRCVELVYEELMKICHKCGSAELARYPKLKSMLIEVISELLRERLQPTRSYVESLIDIHRAYINTNHPNFLSATEAMDDIMKTRRKRNRELSKSRLSQQENGQTNGINGTSSTSSNIEQDSTKNSDYEDDGIDTESKQTKDKFLNYFFGKDKKGQPVFDALGKKRTTAGEGNIEDFRNLQISDFSLGDIDDLENAEPPLTEREELECELIKRLIVSYFDIIREMIEDQVPKAVMCLLVNFCKDSVQNRLVTKLYKETLFEELLVEDQTLAQDRELCVKSLGVYKKAATLISNIL